A stretch of the Porifericola rhodea genome encodes the following:
- a CDS encoding S9 family peptidase has protein sequence MRTTQLSCLLLSMLLLACDRPADMAEEPNEIETYTIEQFMNTEQIGGSAFSPDESKIMYSSKKTGIYNAYELAVEGGEAQQLTNSESESVFAYSYFPEDERILFSSDKGGNEINHLFVKNLNGEITDLTPDSTAKAMFMGWAADDQSLFYANNSRNPQAFDVYELNIDQIEEVESSVAAYQPKMLFENDGRFYPGPISEDKKYMSLTESITRQKVNMYLYNMETGDTKMLNDAEDQVAYAPQYFSKDGSKLYFLSDKNSEFTYLSSYDIASGEINKVEEAEWDIMYAYQSKNGKYRVVGINNDAQTEIKIYEEASGAQISLPEMPSGEITSVNISDSEKLMAFYVNSSTSPNNLYVYNFETEEYTQLTDTMNPEIDEMDLVNGEVVRYASFDGMEIPAILYKPKVLQEGDKAPAMLWIHGGPGGQSRLGYNALVQYLVNHGYTIFAVNNRGSSGYGKTFFAADDQKHGEDDLQDCVEGKNYLASLDYIDSTRIGIMGGSYGGYMTLAALAFEPEEFDVGVDIFGVSNWLRTLKSIPPWWGAARESLFNEMGNPETDSAKLYNKSPLFFADQITKPLLVLQGANDPRVLKVESDEIVEKVEANGVAVEYVVFEDEGHGFLKKDNQIEGYQAILEFLDKYLKAAAEEEVEASL, from the coding sequence ATGAGAACTACCCAACTTTCCTGTTTGCTGCTCTCTATGCTACTGCTGGCCTGTGACCGCCCGGCAGATATGGCCGAAGAGCCTAACGAGATAGAAACCTACACCATTGAACAGTTTATGAATACTGAACAGATTGGTGGCAGCGCATTCTCTCCTGACGAAAGTAAAATCATGTACTCCAGCAAAAAAACCGGTATCTACAATGCGTATGAGCTAGCTGTAGAAGGGGGCGAGGCACAGCAACTAACCAACTCAGAGAGTGAGTCGGTATTTGCCTACTCCTACTTTCCGGAAGATGAGCGCATACTTTTCTCCAGCGACAAAGGAGGTAATGAAATCAACCACCTCTTTGTTAAAAATCTGAATGGTGAGATTACCGATCTTACTCCAGACTCTACTGCGAAGGCCATGTTTATGGGATGGGCAGCAGATGACCAGAGCCTTTTCTATGCCAACAATAGCCGCAACCCGCAAGCATTTGATGTGTACGAGCTAAACATAGACCAGATAGAAGAAGTAGAAAGCAGTGTGGCAGCTTATCAGCCCAAAATGCTGTTTGAGAATGATGGACGTTTTTACCCAGGCCCTATCTCCGAAGATAAAAAGTATATGTCTCTCACGGAGAGCATTACCCGACAGAAGGTAAATATGTACCTCTATAATATGGAGACTGGCGATACCAAAATGCTGAACGATGCGGAAGATCAGGTAGCCTATGCCCCCCAGTATTTTAGTAAAGATGGCAGTAAGCTCTACTTTCTCTCTGACAAAAACAGCGAGTTTACCTACCTCAGTAGCTACGATATTGCCAGTGGAGAAATTAATAAGGTAGAAGAAGCTGAGTGGGATATTATGTATGCTTACCAATCTAAAAACGGAAAATACCGGGTGGTAGGCATTAATAATGACGCACAGACCGAAATTAAAATCTACGAAGAAGCCAGCGGCGCACAGATTAGTTTGCCTGAGATGCCTAGTGGAGAGATTACTTCGGTCAATATTTCTGATAGCGAAAAGCTAATGGCCTTTTATGTCAATAGTTCTACCTCCCCTAACAATTTGTATGTCTACAATTTTGAGACGGAGGAGTACACTCAGCTTACTGATACCATGAATCCTGAAATTGACGAGATGGATCTGGTTAATGGTGAAGTGGTACGCTATGCTTCTTTTGATGGTATGGAGATTCCTGCTATACTCTATAAGCCTAAGGTACTACAGGAAGGCGATAAGGCACCCGCCATGCTCTGGATACATGGAGGACCCGGGGGGCAGTCTCGCCTCGGATATAATGCCCTGGTGCAGTATTTAGTTAATCATGGCTACACCATTTTTGCGGTAAACAATCGCGGTTCGTCCGGTTATGGCAAAACATTTTTTGCTGCTGATGATCAAAAGCACGGAGAAGATGATCTGCAAGACTGTGTAGAAGGCAAAAACTACCTGGCTTCGCTGGATTATATAGATTCTACCCGCATCGGTATAATGGGGGGCAGCTATGGGGGATACATGACTTTAGCGGCACTGGCTTTTGAACCTGAAGAATTTGACGTAGGGGTAGATATATTTGGCGTATCCAACTGGTTGCGTACGCTCAAGAGTATTCCACCCTGGTGGGGTGCAGCTCGTGAGTCTCTTTTCAACGAAATGGGAAATCCAGAAACTGACTCTGCCAAACTTTATAATAAATCGCCTTTATTTTTTGCTGACCAGATTACTAAACCACTTTTGGTATTGCAGGGAGCAAACGACCCCAGAGTGCTAAAGGTTGAATCAGACGAGATTGTAGAAAAAGTAGAGGCCAATGGCGTAGCAGTAGAGTATGTTGTTTTTGAAGATGAAGGACACGGCTTTTTAAAGAAAGATAACCAGATAGAAGGCTATCAGGCCATACTTGAATTTCTGGACAAATATTTAAAAGCAGCAGCGGAAGAAGAAGTTGAGGCTTCGTTATAA
- a CDS encoding metallophosphoesterase family protein, which yields MERRSFLQKTTATTASLLLPFTAISLADKTMVKRQEDLSFGIVSDAHHGMLPDTNQRLEKFIAEAQRKEVDFIIQLGDFCHKEPKSKTFLNTWQQFKGNKYHVLGNHDMDLSDKKEIMEFWEMPQSYYSFVEKGIRFIVLDANFLYTEGKFIDYAHANFYVDSNLRTYIDEEQIEWFASELSASVLPTIVVSHQSLWHYQWGVKNRLSLQKHMEKHKEKIICCLNGHNHIDFHHHQNGIDYFEINSMSYQWIGDNFKKGQYSEEQLIEYKWLEHIAPYQDPLFATVHIEPGKKLLIEGVKSQWVPPSPEEAGIPAQVYGNQYSPIISDYELNLKAEN from the coding sequence ATGGAAAGAAGAAGTTTCCTTCAGAAAACTACTGCAACCACCGCATCTTTACTATTGCCATTTACCGCTATCTCTTTGGCCGACAAAACGATGGTAAAGAGGCAAGAGGATTTAAGTTTTGGTATTGTGAGTGATGCGCATCATGGTATGCTGCCTGATACTAATCAGCGGCTGGAAAAATTTATTGCGGAGGCGCAGCGCAAAGAAGTAGACTTTATTATCCAACTGGGAGACTTCTGCCACAAAGAGCCCAAAAGCAAGACTTTTCTCAATACCTGGCAGCAGTTTAAGGGTAATAAATATCATGTGCTGGGCAATCATGATATGGATTTGTCGGACAAAAAAGAGATCATGGAGTTCTGGGAAATGCCTCAGAGCTATTATTCATTTGTAGAAAAAGGAATTCGCTTTATTGTGCTGGATGCTAACTTTCTGTATACGGAAGGTAAATTCATAGACTATGCCCACGCCAACTTCTACGTAGATAGCAATCTCAGAACCTATATAGATGAAGAGCAGATAGAATGGTTTGCCTCCGAGCTATCAGCTTCAGTCCTACCCACCATAGTAGTATCTCATCAGAGCCTGTGGCACTATCAGTGGGGCGTTAAAAACCGGCTGAGCCTGCAAAAACATATGGAGAAACATAAGGAAAAGATTATCTGCTGCCTGAACGGCCACAACCATATAGATTTTCATCATCATCAGAATGGGATAGACTATTTTGAGATCAACAGTATGTCTTACCAATGGATAGGAGATAATTTTAAAAAAGGGCAGTATTCTGAGGAGCAGCTGATCGAGTATAAGTGGTTAGAGCATATTGCTCCCTATCAGGATCCTTTATTTGCCACTGTGCATATTGAGCCAGGCAAGAAGCTACTTATAGAAGGTGTAAAGAGCCAGTGGGTGCCTCCTTCACCGGAAGAGGCAGGTATCCCTGCTCAGGTTTATGGGAACCAGTATAGTCCTATTATCTCTGATTACGAGCTTAACCTAAAGGCAGAAAATTGA
- a CDS encoding alginate lyase family protein, with product MIKTCLTTAFVVLLTIHTYAQKHWKEIITAKDLCQTYPELMRNTLDRFNLDYPGLEKVKRAYEKGELEAASLYLLDYYQTSAMAERLKADLPQPSDRIIASADTILNNVFTIQNVRGQVPYGDDGHRDWYYKGPNNDREWAWLSNRHSQLYFVYNAYLETGNPKYAEYIDLFLRDFIIKSMPYPAVKSYESIWRGLEVAARAKKWTIIFYGLIDSEYLSEASRLLILSSLPDHAHYNRNFHAANNWLTMEISALATVAAYFPEYKHTDEWLSYAIEVMGESMQDQVYPDGVQTELTSHYHNVSMFNFELFQEICDLANKELPDYFTNTIAQMYNYIASAMRPTGYRILNNDGDKGSDREIILEGAEKFNNPHWKYIASNAKLGSKPSEGPSYFFPWAGHLISRSGFEEDAHWSFFDIGPWGSGHQHNDKLHLSITAYGRDLLVDAGRFAYTGEVADKFRSYARGSAGHNLFLIDGQGQTAGPTHAKEPMADSFYKITDSFDYASHTSEPFSDIKGKVQHIRSLMYVRGEFWLVVDRIISDEARQVEALWHWHPENTVVREGNISKTANEKGNLAVIPLSQQSFEVEFIKGQENPELQGWYSPEYNLYEPNISSTYRTNIDGNSTLVWLLQPSSAKELPTLEAQVLRENEKEVVVEVKSGQKQWQLTIPFMDSSRADLNIQ from the coding sequence ATGATTAAAACTTGTCTAACTACTGCCTTTGTTGTATTACTTACGATTCATACTTATGCCCAGAAACACTGGAAAGAGATCATTACTGCCAAAGACCTCTGCCAGACCTATCCCGAACTGATGCGCAACACGCTGGATCGTTTTAACCTGGACTACCCCGGACTTGAAAAGGTCAAAAGAGCCTACGAGAAAGGAGAGTTAGAAGCTGCCTCACTTTACTTGCTTGACTATTACCAGACTAGCGCTATGGCAGAGCGCCTGAAAGCAGATTTGCCTCAGCCTTCAGATCGTATAATTGCCTCAGCTGATACCATACTGAATAATGTTTTTACCATACAAAACGTTAGAGGTCAGGTACCTTATGGAGATGATGGACACCGCGACTGGTACTATAAAGGACCTAATAACGATAGAGAGTGGGCATGGTTGTCTAATCGGCACTCTCAGCTTTACTTTGTGTACAATGCCTACCTGGAAACGGGTAATCCTAAATATGCGGAGTATATAGATCTTTTCTTAAGAGATTTTATCATCAAAAGTATGCCTTACCCGGCAGTTAAAAGTTATGAGTCTATCTGGAGAGGACTGGAAGTAGCTGCCCGCGCCAAAAAATGGACAATTATTTTTTATGGTCTGATAGACAGTGAATATCTTTCAGAAGCCTCACGTCTGCTTATTCTGAGTAGCCTGCCCGACCATGCACATTACAACAGAAATTTCCATGCCGCTAATAACTGGCTCACTATGGAGATATCTGCACTGGCTACCGTTGCCGCTTACTTTCCCGAATACAAGCATACTGATGAGTGGTTGAGTTATGCCATTGAGGTAATGGGTGAAAGTATGCAAGACCAGGTCTATCCTGATGGGGTGCAGACAGAGCTTACCTCACACTACCATAATGTCTCTATGTTCAACTTTGAACTATTTCAGGAGATATGTGATCTGGCAAATAAAGAGCTTCCGGACTATTTTACCAATACGATCGCACAGATGTACAACTACATTGCCAGCGCTATGCGCCCTACGGGCTACCGCATACTCAACAACGATGGAGACAAAGGCAGCGACCGAGAAATCATATTAGAAGGAGCTGAAAAATTTAATAATCCACACTGGAAATATATTGCTTCTAACGCCAAGTTGGGGAGTAAACCTTCAGAGGGGCCTTCCTACTTCTTTCCCTGGGCTGGGCACCTGATCTCCAGAAGTGGTTTTGAAGAAGATGCTCACTGGTCATTTTTTGACATCGGCCCCTGGGGGAGTGGGCATCAGCATAATGATAAGCTGCACCTCTCCATTACAGCCTACGGACGAGACTTACTGGTAGATGCCGGTAGGTTTGCCTATACCGGTGAGGTAGCGGACAAATTCAGAAGCTACGCAAGAGGGAGTGCCGGGCATAATCTGTTTCTGATAGATGGTCAGGGACAAACAGCCGGACCAACACACGCAAAAGAGCCTATGGCAGATAGTTTTTATAAAATAACGGATAGCTTTGACTATGCCTCCCATACCTCTGAACCCTTTTCAGATATCAAGGGCAAAGTGCAACATATACGCTCTTTGATGTATGTAAGGGGAGAGTTCTGGCTGGTAGTAGACAGAATCATTAGTGATGAAGCTCGTCAGGTAGAAGCGCTATGGCACTGGCACCCTGAGAATACCGTAGTGCGGGAGGGTAACATTAGCAAAACGGCAAATGAGAAAGGTAACCTGGCAGTTATACCTCTTAGTCAGCAATCGTTTGAGGTAGAGTTCATAAAAGGGCAGGAGAACCCCGAACTACAGGGGTGGTATAGTCCGGAGTACAACCTATATGAGCCTAACATCAGTAGTACTTACCGAACCAATATTGATGGTAATAGCACCCTGGTTTGGCTGCTGCAACCCTCTTCTGCTAAAGAGCTGCCTACGCTGGAAGCCCAGGTTCTGCGTGAGAATGAGAAAGAAGTTGTGGTAGAAGTAAAATCAGGCCAGAAGCAGTGGCAGCTGACCATCCCCTTTATGGACAGCAGCAGAGCAGACTTAAACATACAGTAG
- a CDS encoding response regulator: MRKFNLACIVDDDPTHVYITKRQVLMTGMVETIMICSNGKEAYDKMKAIMGAGETLPELILLDLNMPVWDGWQFLEEFIKIPVEQKIMIYLLTSSTSEEDLQKADSYNLTSNYLIKPITYDQLKQVFQESA; the protein is encoded by the coding sequence ATGAGAAAATTTAACCTGGCCTGCATCGTAGACGATGATCCCACACATGTCTACATTACCAAAAGGCAGGTACTGATGACTGGTATGGTAGAAACCATCATGATCTGTAGTAACGGAAAGGAAGCCTATGATAAAATGAAAGCCATCATGGGGGCAGGGGAGACCTTACCCGAACTTATTCTTCTTGATCTTAATATGCCGGTCTGGGATGGATGGCAATTTTTAGAAGAGTTTATAAAAATTCCGGTAGAGCAAAAGATTATGATCTACCTGCTAACAAGTTCTACCTCAGAAGAAGACCTGCAAAAAGCGGATTCCTATAACTTAACCAGTAATTACCTGATTAAACCTATTACTTACGATCAGCTTAAACAAGTATTTCAGGAAAGTGCTTAG
- a CDS encoding PAS domain S-box protein, translated as MEKSEKHVHGNQGLFEQYSYDMIGGMEEGEYDFYAKMAANLCEVKTALICLQDGEQQWYLACYGMDKHKLPQKIPIYADTLADQKDAFILEDARQEASLKDSGLRNGYKELGFYAEIPLLTETDKKLGNLLLTHATPKSLNKDQLTCLKMIARQIVGLLELRKKSKENHLLNDKLSHLISLFNESQSVSKVGAWEINLTDNTTIWTEAVYHIFEVPANFDPKQEDIAAFYHPEDRHIMDEALNLAVSKGQSFDVNFRLIADSGNTKWVRARGKTLFDEVKPYKLIGSFQDITQQRQNEENLEMERSRIASILSGTNVGTWEWNVQTGETIFNARWAEIAGYTLKELEPIDIHTWHRLSHPDDQQTSEQLLENCFRGKSEYYDIETRIHHKDGHWVWVHDRGKVFSWTEDGKPLMMFGTRQDITQRKLTESELVLINSAINTTEDAIFMFDPIELKFFYVNEGAVRQLGYSESELLQMTPIDIKSKFTESGFREMIKPLLNEEQSSLSFETVHQRKDKHEVPVEIILQYTKGSEGEKYFIALVRDISARKASEKELKRITTAINTIEDGIFMFDADSLKFFYVNRGAIQQTGYSEEELLQMTPIDIKSLFTEESFRKMITPLLREDNSSFSFETLHMRKSGYEIPVEIILQHIKGSQGERYFVALVRDISARKRSERVLKRITSAINTTQDAIFMFTPDSLQFFYTNNGARLQTGYSESELLHMTPVDIKSRLTEAAFREMIAPLIKGEQSSLTFETFHRRKDGYEVPVEIILQFIEADNHEKYFVALVRDITVRKQTEKELKREQKFKHALLEAVDDGVVACDENGNLVLFNRAAREWHGMDALAVPRERWADYYDLFEGDARTPLKTENIPLVKAFLGEYVQDEEMSIIAKGTKPRYLLANGAPFYDSDGSKLGAVVTMRDITERKKADEALRQSEQAFRGSFENTAVGMALLNKDGKWLKVNKTVCDIIGYTEDEMYKLTFQDITHPEDLHADLNLLQEVIEGSRDSYRMEKRYFHKKGHVIYIILTVSVVRDQQGEVLYFISQILDITGIKHKEQKISELLRVTEDQNDRLKNFAHIVSHNLRSHASGILGLLEIFKEEKPELYEEEIMNLLVKASENLKETIDNLTEIVKINLLGSEEMQIIPLRESVLKNLSSITSLAKKSEVKLEEEVDAQVRVRALPAYLDSVIVNFLTNGIKYRSKDRKSFVKISSYIQEDFVVLSFEDNGLGIDLQKHGNRLFGLYKTFHEHREARGIGLFITKNQVEAMGGKIEVESEVDKGTLFKIYLHYEKI; from the coding sequence ATGGAAAAGTCTGAAAAGCACGTTCATGGTAATCAAGGGCTTTTTGAACAATATTCATACGATATGATTGGTGGAATGGAGGAGGGGGAATATGATTTTTATGCCAAGATGGCGGCTAATCTTTGCGAAGTAAAAACAGCCCTCATTTGCCTACAGGATGGTGAGCAACAGTGGTATCTCGCCTGTTACGGTATGGACAAACATAAACTCCCTCAAAAAATTCCTATCTATGCAGACACGCTTGCTGATCAAAAGGATGCTTTTATACTTGAAGATGCCAGACAGGAGGCTTCATTAAAAGATAGTGGGCTGCGAAATGGCTATAAAGAGCTGGGCTTCTACGCGGAAATTCCTCTCCTTACCGAAACTGACAAAAAACTGGGCAACCTATTACTTACACATGCTACTCCCAAAAGCTTAAATAAAGATCAGCTAACCTGTCTGAAAATGATAGCTCGCCAGATAGTGGGCCTACTGGAACTACGCAAAAAGTCTAAAGAAAATCATCTGCTGAATGACAAATTGTCTCACCTAATCTCTCTTTTTAACGAAAGCCAGAGCGTAAGCAAGGTAGGTGCATGGGAAATAAACCTTACGGACAATACAACCATCTGGACAGAGGCTGTTTATCATATTTTTGAAGTACCCGCTAACTTTGACCCAAAACAAGAAGATATTGCTGCCTTCTACCACCCGGAAGACAGGCACATCATGGACGAAGCACTCAACCTGGCGGTAAGTAAAGGCCAATCTTTTGATGTTAACTTCAGGCTTATCGCTGATAGCGGTAATACCAAGTGGGTTAGAGCCAGGGGTAAAACACTTTTTGACGAAGTTAAACCTTATAAACTGATTGGTTCATTTCAGGATATCACCCAGCAAAGGCAAAACGAAGAAAATCTGGAAATGGAACGGTCTCGCATCGCCAGTATTCTTAGTGGTACCAATGTAGGTACCTGGGAGTGGAATGTACAAACCGGCGAAACTATATTTAATGCGCGTTGGGCAGAAATAGCAGGTTATACTTTAAAAGAACTTGAACCGATTGATATACATACCTGGCACAGGCTGTCTCACCCTGACGACCAACAGACATCAGAGCAATTGCTGGAAAATTGTTTTAGGGGAAAATCTGAGTATTATGATATAGAAACCCGCATACATCATAAAGATGGACATTGGGTATGGGTACACGATCGCGGAAAAGTATTTAGCTGGACAGAAGACGGTAAGCCACTCATGATGTTTGGCACTCGCCAGGATATAACGCAAAGGAAACTGACCGAAAGTGAGTTGGTGCTGATCAATTCGGCTATCAATACCACAGAAGATGCTATCTTCATGTTTGACCCTATTGAACTGAAGTTTTTCTACGTTAATGAAGGAGCAGTTCGGCAACTGGGTTATTCAGAATCAGAACTACTGCAAATGACTCCCATAGATATCAAAAGTAAATTTACGGAGTCTGGCTTCCGCGAAATGATCAAGCCCCTACTAAACGAAGAACAATCTTCTCTTTCTTTTGAGACTGTGCATCAGAGGAAAGACAAACACGAAGTACCGGTAGAAATTATACTACAGTACACTAAGGGATCCGAAGGAGAAAAATATTTTATAGCGCTGGTCAGAGATATTAGTGCCCGCAAAGCCTCAGAGAAGGAACTCAAGCGAATTACTACCGCAATCAACACAATTGAAGATGGTATTTTTATGTTTGACGCAGACAGCCTGAAGTTTTTCTATGTTAACCGTGGCGCGATACAGCAGACTGGGTATAGTGAAGAAGAGCTACTGCAAATGACTCCGATAGATATCAAAAGTCTATTTACGGAAGAAAGCTTTCGCAAAATGATTACCCCGCTCCTGCGAGAGGATAACTCCTCATTTTCTTTTGAAACGCTGCATATGAGAAAAAGTGGGTACGAAATACCGGTAGAGATTATCCTTCAGCATATCAAAGGCAGTCAGGGGGAAAGGTATTTTGTGGCCCTGGTCAGAGATATCAGTGCTCGCAAGCGCTCCGAGAGGGTACTCAAAAGAATTACTTCCGCGATCAATACCACCCAGGATGCCATCTTTATGTTTACTCCCGATTCCCTGCAATTCTTTTACACTAATAATGGGGCAAGGCTTCAAACCGGCTACAGTGAGTCTGAGCTATTGCACATGACCCCTGTAGATATCAAAAGTCGCCTTACCGAAGCAGCTTTCAGAGAGATGATTGCCCCACTTATTAAGGGCGAGCAGTCATCCTTAACCTTTGAAACTTTTCATCGGAGAAAAGATGGTTACGAAGTGCCGGTAGAGATTATACTTCAATTTATAGAAGCGGATAACCATGAAAAATATTTTGTGGCACTGGTCAGAGACATCACAGTGAGAAAGCAAACTGAAAAAGAACTCAAGAGAGAGCAGAAGTTTAAACATGCTCTGCTGGAAGCAGTAGATGATGGAGTAGTAGCCTGCGACGAAAATGGCAACCTGGTACTTTTTAACCGGGCTGCTCGCGAGTGGCATGGTATGGACGCATTGGCGGTACCTCGTGAACGCTGGGCTGATTATTATGATCTGTTTGAAGGTGATGCCCGAACGCCGCTCAAAACAGAAAATATTCCTCTTGTTAAAGCTTTTTTAGGCGAGTATGTGCAGGACGAAGAGATGAGTATTATTGCCAAAGGCACGAAGCCCCGCTACCTGCTTGCCAATGGCGCTCCTTTTTATGATAGTGATGGTAGCAAACTGGGGGCGGTAGTTACCATGCGCGATATCACTGAACGAAAAAAGGCAGACGAAGCACTTCGTCAGAGTGAGCAGGCCTTTAGAGGTAGTTTTGAAAATACTGCTGTAGGCATGGCGCTACTCAATAAAGATGGTAAATGGCTTAAGGTAAATAAAACAGTATGCGACATTATTGGCTATACTGAAGACGAAATGTACAAGCTGACCTTTCAGGATATCACACACCCTGAAGATTTGCATGCCGATCTCAACCTTTTACAAGAAGTGATTGAGGGCAGCAGGGACAGCTACCGTATGGAGAAACGCTACTTTCACAAAAAAGGGCATGTAATTTACATCATACTCACTGTATCTGTAGTAAGAGATCAGCAGGGAGAGGTTTTATATTTTATCTCTCAGATTCTGGACATTACTGGTATTAAGCATAAAGAACAAAAGATAAGCGAACTTTTGAGAGTGACCGAAGATCAGAATGATCGCCTCAAAAACTTTGCGCATATCGTGTCTCATAATCTGCGTTCGCATGCTTCAGGTATATTAGGCCTGCTGGAGATCTTTAAAGAAGAGAAACCCGAACTTTACGAGGAAGAGATTATGAACCTTCTTGTAAAAGCTTCAGAAAACCTGAAAGAAACTATAGATAATCTCACTGAGATCGTAAAAATCAACCTTTTGGGCAGTGAGGAAATGCAGATTATACCTTTGCGCGAAAGCGTATTGAAGAATCTGAGCAGTATAACTTCCCTTGCTAAAAAATCTGAAGTAAAGTTGGAAGAGGAAGTAGACGCACAGGTAAGAGTACGTGCATTACCCGCTTATCTGGATAGTGTTATTGTAAATTTTTTGACTAATGGCATTAAATATCGCTCTAAAGACAGAAAGAGTTTTGTGAAAATTTCTTCTTATATTCAGGAAGACTTTGTTGTGCTTTCTTTTGAAGATAACGGCCTCGGTATAGATCTGCAAAAGCATGGTAATCGCCTGTTCGGCTTGTATAAAACGTTTCACGAACACAGAGAAGCCAGAGGAATAGGTCTATTTATTACCAAAAACCAGGTAGAAGCTATGGGAGGTAAAATCGAAGTAGAAAGTGAAGTGGACAAAGGTACTCTATTCAAAATCTACTTGCATTATGAGAAAATTTAA
- a CDS encoding ADP-ribosylglycohydrolase family protein produces the protein MATQFSISIMSISLLFVAACTQPLAEGTLKNPQLVYQDYEPQKNDITIDRNAYKDKLYGFWLGQCIANWTGLVTEMDKIGNIGEIKTGDFYTREDWGAMDQPSIFSEDNMPSHLSERIDFVFEEEGELWGADDDTDIEYMYQHLLYTNQTSILSPEQIREGWLKHIKPEEENYLWVSNQRAFDLMQQGMLPPETSNPANNKEYEMIDAQLTTEIFGLFAPGRPDIALKMADLPIRTTANYNAAWISQFYVVMHALAALEKSNITMKEQLMWMAEEASKQLPDTSYAAKMYTYVKSKYKARVPWEQARDDIYQRYQVEQQDGYRLTEQNIYCNACFAAGINFAASLISLFYGEGDIKETIKVGSLCGWDSDNPTATWGGLLGFMLGKEGVEKAFGRQFASQYNIHRTRQNFPNGGIDNFEDMSQTGIYIIDRVVQEQMKGGIDLEKGQWYIPEVYLEKD, from the coding sequence ATGGCTACTCAGTTTTCAATTAGTATTATGTCAATCTCTCTACTCTTTGTTGCAGCCTGTACTCAACCTCTTGCAGAAGGTACTTTAAAAAACCCTCAGCTTGTGTATCAGGATTATGAGCCTCAGAAAAATGACATTACCATTGACCGCAATGCTTACAAAGATAAGCTCTATGGTTTTTGGTTGGGCCAGTGCATCGCTAACTGGACAGGACTGGTTACGGAAATGGACAAGATTGGAAATATAGGAGAAATTAAAACAGGTGATTTTTACACGCGTGAAGACTGGGGCGCTATGGATCAGCCCAGCATTTTTAGTGAAGATAACATGCCTAGTCATCTTTCTGAGCGTATAGATTTTGTTTTTGAAGAAGAAGGTGAGCTGTGGGGTGCCGATGACGATACAGATATTGAGTATATGTATCAGCACCTGCTTTATACCAATCAGACTAGTATACTAAGTCCTGAGCAGATTAGGGAAGGTTGGCTAAAACATATCAAACCAGAGGAAGAAAATTATCTGTGGGTATCAAACCAGCGAGCTTTTGACCTAATGCAGCAGGGAATGCTACCTCCTGAAACGAGTAATCCAGCTAATAACAAAGAATATGAAATGATTGATGCTCAGCTTACTACCGAAATTTTTGGACTTTTTGCCCCTGGCAGGCCGGATATTGCCCTCAAAATGGCAGATTTGCCCATACGTACAACGGCTAATTATAATGCTGCGTGGATATCTCAGTTTTATGTAGTTATGCACGCACTGGCAGCTCTGGAAAAGTCCAATATAACCATGAAAGAACAACTTATGTGGATGGCTGAAGAAGCAAGTAAGCAACTTCCCGATACATCGTATGCTGCCAAAATGTATACTTATGTTAAAAGCAAATACAAGGCCCGGGTTCCTTGGGAGCAGGCAAGAGACGATATCTATCAGCGTTATCAGGTGGAACAGCAGGATGGATACCGGCTTACAGAACAGAACATATATTGTAATGCCTGTTTTGCGGCTGGGATAAACTTTGCTGCCAGCCTGATTAGCCTTTTTTATGGAGAAGGGGATATCAAAGAAACTATTAAGGTCGGTAGCCTCTGCGGATGGGATTCGGATAATCCAACCGCTACCTGGGGTGGTTTGCTGGGTTTTATGTTAGGCAAAGAGGGCGTAGAAAAAGCTTTTGGTCGGCAGTTTGCCAGTCAATACAATATTCACCGTACTCGCCAAAACTTCCCTAATGGAGGCATAGACAATTTTGAAGATATGTCACAAACTGGAATTTATATTATAGACAGAGTAGTGCAGGAGCAAATGAAGGGTGGCATTGATCTGGAAAAAGGGCAATGGTATATTCCTGAGGTCTACCTAGAGAAGGATTAA